From the Verrucomicrobiia bacterium genome, the window ACTGGCGTCCATCAAGACGTTTGCGCAGTTGATGCCCGAACACATGGATGACCCTGAGTTCAAGAACGAGTTCAGCAAACTGGTGTTGAAGGATGTGGATCGAATCACAAAAGTCATCGAGAGTATGCTGGCCTTCGCCCGGCCGGCGCAGGTGAACATCAAGGAACAGCCCGCGAACGAACTCATAGAGGAAGCCATCCTGTTGGTCCAACCCCGCCTGAAAGGCAAGCGAATCGAGTTGAGCCGGGAGTTTCATGGGAATCCAATCGTTAATGTCGATAAGCACCAGATCCTGCAGGTGTTGGTCAATTTGCTTAGTAACGCCGCGGATGCTTCACATGATCAAGGCAAGATTCGCGTTGCCACGGGTGTGAGCCAGCGGGACATCAACGGTGACGGTAATCGAAACCAAAAATTCACTGTCATCGAAGTTGCGGATAATGGCTCCGGCATTCCAGCAGCCGTCCGTAACCGCCTTTTCGACCCATTCTTTACGACAAAGAAGGAGGGCACAGGTCTTGGCTTGTCCATTTCACAGAAGATCGTCCGTGACCACGGCGGGGCTATTACTGTTTCCAGCGTAGAAGGTAAAGGTACCACCTTTCAGGTCAACCTTCCAGTGAAGTAGCTATTAATGGACAAAATTGTCCAATAACGCCAAGAAGTTCTTTACTCGGTGCCGGAACCTGCTAGTATATGACCCAGTGGGGAACTTATCTGGAGGTGGTTCGCACCGTGTGCGGGCCGTATGCGGGACGTTTTTGTAATCCCGGCTGTGCAACGCGAAAGTTGTCGATGAGCAAACGCAGGGTGGTTATCACGGGCATTGGGGTTTTAACCCCGGTGGGCATCGGTTTGGAAGCATTTTGGGCCAATATCATCGCTGGAAAATCTGGCGTGGATCGCGCATCTATTTTGGTGGAGTCCGACTGCCCTTGGAAGATGGCGGGTGAGGTTCGCGATTTCCGACCCGAAGACTGGCTTGGACGGAAAGATATTCGGCGAATGGACCGGTTCACCCAATTCGGGCTGGTCGCGTCGCATATGGCCATTTCTGATTCCGCGTTGGACCTTGAAAAAGCGAACTGCAATCGCATCGGCCTGGCGATAGGTACCGCGTACTCGGGCTGGGGATTCGCCTCCCAAGAGTATGATGTCTTCAAGACGAGGGGCTTTGATGCGATGAGTGCCTACACCAGCATCGCCGTCTTCACGGGGTCGTGCGGCGGACAGGTTTCCCTCCACCTTGGACTACACGCACCCAGCCTGACCATCGCGACGGGCTGCGATTGCGCCAGCGCGGCCATCGCCCAGGCGGCGGACATGATTGTGGCCAATGATGTGGATGTCATGCTGGCCGGTGGGGCCGAGGCTCCAATTCAACCCATCGTGGTCGCGGCGGTTGGCACCAGCCACGCCATCTCCTCAAGGAATGACGAACCCTCGCGGGCTTCCCGTCCATTCGATCGGAAGCGAGACGGGTTTGTCATGTCCGAGGGCGCCGGGGTGCTCGTTGTTGAGGAACTGGAGCACGCGTTGCGCCGGGGCGCGCACATCTACGCGGAATTGACCGGTTGGGCATCCACGTGCGATGCCTACCACATGTGCCAGCCGGATCCAGACGGCACCCAGGCAGTGCGTTGCCTGCAGATGTCGCTGGCTCGCGCTGGCATACGACCGGACCAGGTGGACTATCTCAATGCCCACGGCACTTCAACGCCCCTGGGTGACCGCGTGGAAACCATCGTCACAAAGAAGGTCTTCGGCGATCGCGCGTATGATCTGCCACTCAGTTCTCTCAAGGCGGCGCTGGGCCATATGCAGGGGGCGTGCGGCTCTGTCGAGCTGGCGGCCTGCTGCCTCGCCATCCGCGACAACATTATTCCGCCGACAATCAATTACGAATTTCCGGATCCCGAGTGTGACCTGGATTGCGTCCCGAATGTCGCTCGCCACCGTCGCGTCGACATCGCGGTGAGCAACTCCCTTGGGTTCGGCGGCCGCAACACCTCTCTTGTTATCGAGCGCTATCGGAACGGGTCAGCCAACAAATCCAGCAGTGCGGACGGAAAACGGGCGACACATGAAAACGGCTTTGCTGCTGACTAACTCAGCCCAGACACAAAGGCTGCTGACAGATATTCTCGGCGAGAAGACGAACATTGTTTTGCTTCCGCCGCCGACCGAACCGTCACA encodes:
- the fabF gene encoding beta-ketoacyl-ACP synthase II, which gives rise to MSKRRVVITGIGVLTPVGIGLEAFWANIIAGKSGVDRASILVESDCPWKMAGEVRDFRPEDWLGRKDIRRMDRFTQFGLVASHMAISDSALDLEKANCNRIGLAIGTAYSGWGFASQEYDVFKTRGFDAMSAYTSIAVFTGSCGGQVSLHLGLHAPSLTIATGCDCASAAIAQAADMIVANDVDVMLAGGAEAPIQPIVVAAVGTSHAISSRNDEPSRASRPFDRKRDGFVMSEGAGVLVVEELEHALRRGAHIYAELTGWASTCDAYHMCQPDPDGTQAVRCLQMSLARAGIRPDQVDYLNAHGTSTPLGDRVETIVTKKVFGDRAYDLPLSSLKAALGHMQGACGSVELAACCLAIRDNIIPPTINYEFPDPECDLDCVPNVARHRRVDIAVSNSLGFGGRNTSLVIERYRNGSANKSSSADGKRATHENGFAAD